The following coding sequences are from one Lysinibacillus sp. FSL W8-0992 window:
- a CDS encoding ABC transporter ATP-binding protein translates to MKNVKIENVSKQFGKVHGVKDLNLDIKTGEFFTFLGPSGCGKTTTLRMIAGFYYPTEGKIYFDDRDVTLLQPNKRNIGMVFQNYALFPHMTVDENIAFGLQVRKFSKFEIKQKVDRIRGLVHLAQYGNRKINELSGGQQQRVALARALVIEPDILLLDEPLSNLDAKLREETRIEIKRIQSELGVTTIYVTHDQMEAMAMSDRIMVMDNGYVKQIGTPQEIYNRPLNRFVADFIGETNLIEATTIAIHDDEIQVKTKSGLVLTGRKQHSSPNLTHMIGDNVFISIRPETVNQGPGENTLTGTISFVEFTGISVNYIVDFIDFSLKVMIINTNAQLKNIGEDITLNIARESLYFLGE, encoded by the coding sequence TTGAAAAATGTCAAAATCGAAAATGTCTCTAAGCAATTTGGGAAAGTACATGGCGTGAAAGATTTAAATCTCGATATTAAAACAGGTGAATTTTTCACTTTCCTCGGGCCTAGTGGTTGCGGGAAAACAACCACATTACGAATGATTGCAGGATTTTATTACCCTACTGAAGGGAAAATTTATTTCGATGATCGTGATGTGACATTGCTTCAGCCAAACAAACGAAATATCGGTATGGTGTTTCAAAATTACGCCCTTTTTCCGCATATGACAGTAGACGAAAATATTGCCTTTGGTTTACAAGTACGAAAGTTCTCAAAATTTGAGATAAAACAAAAAGTCGATCGTATTAGAGGGCTCGTGCATCTTGCACAATACGGAAATAGAAAAATAAATGAATTATCTGGCGGTCAGCAGCAACGCGTAGCATTGGCAAGAGCACTTGTCATTGAGCCTGATATTTTATTACTTGATGAGCCTTTGTCGAATTTAGACGCGAAATTACGAGAGGAAACGCGCATTGAAATCAAAAGAATTCAATCGGAGTTAGGCGTCACAACAATTTACGTAACGCACGATCAAATGGAAGCGATGGCTATGTCGGACCGCATTATGGTGATGGATAATGGATATGTGAAACAAATTGGCACACCTCAGGAGATTTATAATCGTCCATTAAACCGCTTCGTCGCCGATTTTATTGGGGAAACGAATTTAATTGAAGCGACAACAATTGCTATTCATGATGATGAAATACAAGTAAAAACGAAGAGCGGACTTGTTCTAACTGGGCGAAAGCAACACAGCTCCCCTAATTTAACGCATATGATTGGAGACAACGTGTTTATTTCGATTCGTCCAGAGACCGTTAATCAAGGTCCTGGTGAAAACACATTAACAGGAACCATTTCTTTTGTTGAATTTACAGGAATAAGCGTGAATTATATTGTCGATTTTATCGATTTCTCGTTGAAAGTCATGATAATTAATACAAACGCTCAGTTAAAAAATATTGGCGAAGACATTACATTAAATATAGCTCGTGAATCACTTTATTTTTTAGGAGAATAG
- a CDS encoding ABC transporter permease yields MEKPPVQSYQNNAWTRLTQSKWFVYILISPLFLVLFAYVIYPFYQTFLQSFSEDNALTYYQKFFSLASPANLEALWTSLYISIISVICCAIVGITMAFLLERYNFPGRRILSILVLVPMALPPLVGVLSFTFLYGESGIFPRAIQHLFGLQQVPFSLKGIWGVIVVHTFTMYTYFYLTASAAIKGLDPSLEEAATSLGAGRIRVWTKVILPMLTPSIIASALLVFMISMASYTAPLMFGVERTMTMQIYLSRTNGNLGMAATQSMILSFVSISFLIIMRWYQNRRNYQNLSKGISVHRSEVSSKWMKMIATIASFGGTLILILPILVLILISFSVDGAWKTQILPTDYTLDHYIALFTDERTWRPIWNSIQMGVVATFGNVIFGVAAAYAMVRLNFKGKTLLDILIMVPWALPGTVVAVNLIAAFSTENIFAFNQVLIGTFWILPLAYFIRHLPLVFRSTSASLVQLDQSIEEASRSLGANWWYTFRRIVLPLTFSGILAGTLLALVQSLGEFVASILIYSTSTIPLSVAIFQKLYAFKFGTACAYGVLQIFLILIVLIISEKLSKGSAGTAI; encoded by the coding sequence ATGGAAAAACCACCTGTACAATCTTATCAAAATAATGCTTGGACACGGCTAACACAATCGAAATGGTTTGTTTATATATTAATTTCACCATTGTTTTTAGTGTTGTTTGCCTATGTGATTTATCCTTTCTATCAAACTTTTCTTCAGAGCTTTTCAGAGGATAATGCACTTACGTATTATCAAAAGTTTTTTAGTCTCGCTAGCCCTGCGAATCTCGAGGCACTCTGGACTAGTTTGTATATATCTATTATTAGTGTTATTTGCTGTGCAATTGTTGGTATTACAATGGCCTTTTTATTAGAACGCTATAATTTCCCTGGGAGACGGATACTATCTATTTTAGTATTAGTGCCAATGGCTCTTCCACCGCTTGTTGGTGTACTTTCATTTACTTTTCTTTACGGAGAAAGTGGAATTTTCCCACGTGCGATCCAACATTTATTTGGACTACAGCAAGTACCCTTTTCTTTAAAAGGCATATGGGGTGTAATCGTTGTACATACATTTACAATGTACACATACTTCTATTTAACCGCTTCGGCTGCTATTAAAGGATTGGATCCATCATTAGAGGAAGCAGCAACTAGTTTAGGCGCAGGGCGTATTCGTGTATGGACAAAGGTTATATTGCCAATGCTGACACCTTCTATTATTGCATCTGCATTACTTGTATTTATGATATCTATGGCATCCTATACTGCGCCGTTAATGTTTGGTGTCGAACGAACAATGACCATGCAAATATACTTATCACGAACAAATGGTAATTTGGGGATGGCCGCTACACAGTCAATGATTTTATCTTTTGTGTCCATTTCATTTTTAATCATTATGCGCTGGTACCAAAATCGTAGAAACTATCAAAATTTGAGTAAAGGCATTAGCGTTCATCGCTCTGAAGTTTCCTCAAAATGGATGAAAATGATTGCTACAATTGCTTCCTTTGGCGGTACACTTATTTTAATTTTACCAATATTAGTGCTTATTTTAATTTCTTTTTCAGTAGATGGTGCCTGGAAAACTCAAATTCTCCCCACCGACTACACACTCGATCATTATATAGCGCTTTTTACTGACGAACGAACATGGAGACCAATTTGGAACTCTATACAAATGGGCGTCGTCGCAACGTTCGGTAATGTAATTTTCGGTGTTGCAGCTGCCTATGCAATGGTTCGCCTAAATTTTAAAGGTAAAACATTGCTTGATATTTTAATTATGGTTCCTTGGGCATTGCCTGGTACTGTAGTTGCCGTCAATTTAATTGCAGCCTTTAGTACTGAAAATATTTTCGCCTTTAACCAAGTACTTATCGGTACATTTTGGATTTTACCATTAGCTTATTTTATTAGACATTTACCCCTCGTTTTTCGTTCAACATCAGCTTCCCTCGTGCAATTAGATCAGTCTATCGAGGAGGCATCGCGAAGTCTAGGCGCAAACTGGTGGTATACGTTTAGACGGATCGTACTACCGCTTACTTTTTCGGGAATATTAGCAGGAACTCTGCTAGCACTTGTTCAAAGTTTAGGTGAGTTCGTAGCCTCTATTCTTATTTACAGTACTTCTACAATCCCGCTGTCTGTTGCTATATTTCAAAAATTATATGCCTTTAAATTTGGAACTGCATGTGCTTATGGCGTTTTACAGATTTTCTTAATTTTAATTGTGCTCATTATTTCCGAAAAGCTATCAAAGGGCAGTGCTGGCACAGCCATTTAA
- the argH gene encoding argininosuccinate lyase: MFEDFRNKIQQEDGMIFPSNIYRKIVLQPAYDEAKKNFLTIMLQINIAHLKMLEEQGLVKKEEAKQIAMALKKLDLNYYRIEDYSPQYEDLFFRIENKLIELAGDVAGNLHIGRSRNDMGIAIYRMTLRKKLLMLMGELLKLRGDLIASAEEHIDTIMIGYTHTQQAQPTTFAHYLKAVIDQLDRDFERMQHCYQTVNRSSMGAAALTTTGFNISRERMRDLLAFDEIIENAWDAVAGADYISEAASIVQLAALNLGRTSQDFLLWATQEFNAFTLASPYVQISSIMPQKRNPVSIEHTRSLLSAVVGDASTVLQMVHNTPFGDIVDTEDDMQPYLWRAIDRLIGIYKLFGSLVVTMDVNKKKLRNRAENSFANVTELADTLVRSEGISFRQAHSIVSKCIKVLLAHGEESLASLTWSLANTQSKLVTGKPLIISEDDFYHTLKPEFFVSVRTLLGGPSPETMRASIERAKVKADTLLEWVQQKEFAITEAEKQLISFIEEWDQ, translated from the coding sequence ATGTTTGAAGATTTCCGCAACAAAATCCAGCAGGAGGATGGAATGATTTTTCCTTCAAATATTTATCGGAAAATTGTTTTGCAACCAGCTTATGACGAAGCGAAGAAAAACTTTTTAACAATTATGCTTCAAATTAATATTGCTCACTTAAAAATGTTAGAAGAACAAGGACTAGTAAAAAAAGAAGAAGCGAAACAAATTGCTATGGCGCTAAAAAAACTAGACTTGAACTATTATCGAATAGAAGATTATAGCCCGCAATACGAGGATTTATTTTTCCGCATTGAAAATAAATTAATAGAACTTGCTGGTGACGTTGCTGGAAATCTCCATATTGGTAGAAGTCGTAATGATATGGGTATCGCCATTTATCGAATGACATTGCGCAAAAAGTTATTAATGCTTATGGGGGAATTGCTTAAATTACGAGGTGATTTAATTGCTTCAGCTGAGGAGCATATCGATACAATTATGATTGGCTATACACATACGCAACAAGCACAACCAACCACTTTTGCACATTATTTAAAAGCCGTAATCGATCAACTCGATCGAGATTTCGAGCGCATGCAGCATTGCTATCAAACAGTTAATCGGAGTAGCATGGGAGCAGCCGCCTTAACGACTACAGGCTTTAACATTAGCCGTGAGCGCATGCGAGACTTACTAGCTTTTGATGAAATTATCGAAAATGCCTGGGATGCGGTTGCTGGTGCTGACTATATCTCTGAAGCAGCAAGTATTGTACAGCTTGCCGCCCTTAACCTCGGACGTACATCTCAGGACTTTTTATTATGGGCTACACAGGAATTTAACGCATTTACACTAGCTAGCCCATACGTTCAAATTAGCTCGATTATGCCGCAAAAACGTAACCCTGTTTCCATTGAACATACACGCTCATTACTATCTGCAGTAGTCGGAGACGCTAGTACAGTTCTACAAATGGTACATAATACACCGTTTGGTGATATCGTAGATACAGAGGACGATATGCAACCATATTTATGGCGAGCTATAGATCGATTAATAGGTATTTACAAATTATTTGGTTCACTCGTTGTTACAATGGATGTAAACAAGAAGAAGCTCCGAAACCGCGCGGAAAACAGTTTTGCAAATGTAACAGAACTCGCTGATACATTAGTCCGCTCCGAAGGTATTTCATTCCGCCAAGCCCATAGTATCGTCAGTAAGTGCATTAAAGTATTACTTGCTCACGGTGAAGAATCACTCGCTAGTCTGACATGGAGCCTAGCTAATACACAATCCAAGTTGGTTACTGGCAAACCTTTAATTATTTCTGAAGATGATTTTTATCATACTTTAAAACCAGAGTTTTTTGTAAGTGTACGAACATTATTAGGTGGCCCTTCACCTGAAACAATGCGAGCATCAATTGAGCGAGCAAAGGTAAAGGCAGATACCCTACTTGAATGGGTTCAGCAAAAGGAATTCGCCATTACAGAGGCGGAAAAGCAATTAATTTCGTTTATAGAGGAATGGGATCAATGA
- a CDS encoding N-acetylglucosamine kinase, whose protein sequence is MNEWLLIIDGGATKTACAIVHAESGEIQYTTSLGGSNYQAIGVESATDILRTLLAKARVFLQAQANSKIAIATFAMAGIDSPNDHKNVTEILHDAITAAQLHIQMLIIENDAEATLLGVTAGQAGALLIAGTGAIAYAFDGIHIARSGGWGHRAGDEGSGYWLGQEVLRAIFRMEDGRGEATILKDAVYNYLRIQDVTELAAWLFRPSYTNAQLAKMSAFLADAVAKKDACAIHISIQAAHELVLLACAVLKQIGYQGEPFHFYCNGGALKHNPLILKTFSQEMTSMYPKIQVTLCQHQPIHYIIERAKRAYDNR, encoded by the coding sequence ATGAATGAATGGCTGCTAATTATTGATGGTGGTGCAACTAAAACGGCATGTGCAATCGTACATGCCGAGTCAGGTGAAATACAATATACAACATCATTAGGAGGGTCCAATTACCAGGCTATAGGTGTGGAGTCTGCTACGGATATATTACGAACATTATTAGCAAAAGCTCGTGTATTTTTACAAGCGCAAGCTAACTCAAAAATCGCTATCGCCACGTTTGCTATGGCCGGGATTGATTCACCCAATGATCATAAAAATGTTACGGAAATTCTCCATGATGCAATTACAGCGGCACAGCTACATATCCAGATGCTTATTATCGAAAATGATGCTGAAGCTACCTTATTAGGTGTCACTGCTGGACAGGCAGGTGCACTACTCATAGCAGGGACTGGTGCAATTGCGTACGCATTCGATGGTATACATATCGCACGTTCTGGTGGCTGGGGCCATCGTGCAGGCGATGAAGGTAGTGGCTATTGGCTAGGGCAGGAAGTTTTACGGGCCATTTTTCGCATGGAGGATGGACGAGGCGAGGCGACGATATTAAAAGATGCCGTCTATAACTATTTACGTATTCAAGATGTCACGGAGCTAGCAGCATGGTTATTCCGCCCATCTTATACAAATGCACAATTAGCAAAAATGAGTGCATTTTTAGCCGATGCAGTTGCTAAGAAAGATGCTTGCGCTATTCATATCTCTATACAGGCTGCCCATGAGTTAGTGCTTCTCGCTTGTGCGGTACTAAAGCAAATTGGCTATCAAGGCGAGCCTTTTCACTTTTATTGTAATGGTGGCGCTCTAAAGCATAACCCGCTAATTTTAAAAACATTTTCCCAGGAAATGACCTCAATGTACCCAAAAATCCAAGTTACTTTGTGTCAGCATCAACCAATACATTATATTATTGAACGCGCAAAAAGGGCGTATGACAATCGTTAA
- a CDS encoding ABC transporter ATP-binding protein, protein MNTIYSYFKLTLKTFPLFWGASKFYSIVLLIIIPFQAILPSLTIWFSKGLIDAISTTDTIVYSIIIFFVISWIIVSFINAILGPIEMTFQGLMTDKLIADLNKSLMEKSSDIKGLYYFENPEFYDDIQILEQEAAWRPVNLIVFTAGMISSVITGISMLVLLTNFNILIAFIIFVAIVPQAIVTYKLQKEAFETLVMNSPESRKMQYYSSVMLSKEHIKEVKIYNTAAFFINKYMVTFNKIHTEVKKIRYKQAIFSVVFVGIGIAGIGLSFWWVVKGVLNNTFTAGDILIFSSSVLLARQSLAGFIENSSLLYDTLLYMEKYFKFTSLQSDIKSGKEILSLEKSNFTLVFKNVSFKYPNSSKFILHQVNFTINMGEKIALVGENGAGKSTIVKLISRFYEPTEGKIELNGIDIAEYNIDSYRQIIGIVFQDFSRYQLSFKENIMISHTESTDDYERLASVSEQSSLNDLVASFEQGYEQILSKNFDNGTELSGGEWQKVAIARAYFRNAAFLILDEPSAALDARSEHHMIETLTDLSATKTLLLITHKLSALKMVNRILVLQHGQIIEEGSMQELLNEKGYFSELYQLQANKYST, encoded by the coding sequence ATGAATACAATCTACTCTTATTTCAAACTTACCCTAAAAACCTTCCCTCTTTTTTGGGGAGCTTCAAAGTTTTATTCTATTGTTTTGTTAATTATAATTCCATTTCAAGCAATACTACCCTCTCTTACTATTTGGTTTTCAAAAGGTTTAATTGATGCCATTTCTACTACCGACACTATCGTTTATTCTATAATCATATTCTTTGTAATATCTTGGATAATAGTATCATTTATTAATGCTATATTAGGTCCCATTGAAATGACCTTTCAAGGTTTAATGACTGATAAATTAATTGCCGACTTAAATAAATCCTTAATGGAAAAATCTTCGGATATAAAGGGACTATATTACTTCGAAAATCCAGAATTTTATGATGATATACAAATACTTGAGCAAGAAGCTGCATGGAGGCCAGTAAACCTCATCGTTTTTACTGCTGGCATGATTAGTAGTGTCATAACTGGCATTTCTATGTTGGTGCTATTGACGAACTTTAATATTTTGATTGCTTTCATTATTTTTGTTGCCATAGTTCCACAGGCTATCGTTACATATAAATTACAAAAAGAAGCATTTGAAACCCTTGTAATGAATAGTCCAGAATCAAGAAAGATGCAATATTATAGCTCAGTAATGCTGTCAAAAGAACACATCAAAGAAGTGAAAATATATAACACGGCCGCCTTTTTTATTAATAAATATATGGTGACGTTCAATAAAATTCATACAGAAGTAAAAAAAATCAGATATAAACAAGCTATCTTCTCTGTTGTATTTGTAGGAATTGGAATTGCAGGGATTGGCCTAAGTTTTTGGTGGGTAGTCAAAGGCGTACTAAATAACACATTTACTGCAGGAGATATACTAATTTTCTCTTCTTCTGTTTTACTTGCACGGCAAAGTTTGGCGGGTTTTATCGAAAATTCGAGCTTACTATATGACACATTACTTTATATGGAAAAATATTTTAAATTCACATCGTTACAATCAGATATAAAATCAGGCAAAGAGATTTTGTCCTTAGAAAAAAGTAATTTTACATTAGTTTTTAAAAATGTATCTTTTAAGTACCCCAATTCTTCTAAATTTATACTTCATCAAGTTAATTTTACTATTAACATGGGAGAAAAAATCGCACTTGTCGGAGAAAATGGTGCTGGGAAATCTACCATCGTTAAGCTGATTTCAAGATTTTATGAACCAACTGAAGGAAAAATAGAATTAAACGGCATTGATATTGCAGAATATAATATTGATTCTTATCGTCAAATAATCGGTATTGTGTTTCAAGACTTTTCCCGTTATCAGTTATCCTTTAAAGAAAATATTATGATTAGTCATACGGAAAGTACTGATGATTATGAAAGGTTAGCTAGCGTGTCCGAGCAAAGCTCTCTTAATGATTTAGTTGCAAGTTTCGAGCAAGGGTATGAGCAAATTTTAAGTAAAAATTTTGATAACGGCACAGAACTATCAGGCGGTGAATGGCAAAAGGTAGCTATTGCAAGAGCTTACTTCCGAAATGCAGCATTTCTCATTTTAGATGAACCTTCGGCAGCTCTTGATGCAAGGAGTGAGCACCATATGATTGAAACATTAACTGACCTTTCAGCAACTAAAACATTATTATTAATAACGCATAAATTATCTGCTTTAAAAATGGTTAATCGAATCCTTGTATTGCAACATGGGCAAATAATTGAAGAAGGTTCAATGCAAGAGCTATTGAATGAAAAAGGATATTTTTCAGAATTGTATCAATTACAGGCTAATAAGTATTCTACTTAG
- a CDS encoding transglutaminase domain-containing protein codes for MWKKLAIIAILIIFLEPIYTAGKATVKQVVTWANNDDIETVLLATKEKIVDVTTKFSEDASIQTANPEDVKEQKLAVSSPVVQQPETKLVVTNAKEMADAMYAYYSSFSPTYEIQYKGSTERIEKIVEDAYDSAIKRDDFVYGHISKHSIRFEYGRKTAKIFGEQSYLMTPEQAAYVEMNAQEIVATIEKNAKTDVEKVRAVNDYIVANTAYTEQTKSSPHSAYTVLAEHGGVCQGYALLAHTLLQKLGFETQYIVGYVGKEGHAWNLVKLDGQWYHLDTTWNDPVPDRNGAIRYQYFLVDDRTMARDHTWIANDYPKATSTIYSYYQDIDFPAQVGTQLFYSSISDDNKLYVLDMTTGKAQRVTKTRAQYIVYADGWLYFSNYSHGAYLTKIRPDGSGEQVLNREDTKDLFIKDGYLYFMTDELKKMQL; via the coding sequence TTGTGGAAAAAGCTAGCTATTATTGCAATACTTATCATTTTCTTAGAACCAATTTATACAGCGGGTAAAGCGACAGTAAAACAAGTTGTTACGTGGGCAAATAATGATGACATTGAAACGGTGCTATTAGCAACAAAGGAGAAAATTGTTGATGTTACCACTAAATTTTCAGAAGATGCCTCAATACAAACAGCAAACCCTGAAGATGTGAAGGAACAAAAGCTAGCCGTTTCTTCTCCGGTCGTACAGCAGCCTGAGACAAAGCTTGTTGTTACAAATGCAAAGGAAATGGCAGATGCGATGTATGCCTATTATAGTAGCTTTTCACCAACCTATGAGATTCAATATAAGGGAAGTACAGAACGAATCGAGAAGATTGTAGAAGATGCCTATGACAGTGCAATTAAAAGAGATGATTTTGTGTATGGGCATATTAGTAAGCATTCCATACGCTTTGAATATGGGAGAAAAACTGCCAAAATTTTTGGGGAACAAAGCTATTTAATGACGCCAGAGCAAGCAGCTTATGTTGAGATGAACGCTCAAGAAATAGTAGCCACAATTGAGAAAAACGCGAAAACAGATGTGGAGAAGGTCAGAGCCGTTAATGATTATATAGTAGCGAATACGGCTTATACAGAACAAACGAAGTCAAGTCCACATAGTGCTTATACCGTGCTTGCTGAGCATGGTGGTGTTTGTCAGGGCTATGCGTTATTAGCACATACACTGTTACAAAAACTTGGCTTTGAGACTCAATATATTGTTGGCTATGTCGGTAAGGAAGGGCATGCTTGGAATTTAGTGAAACTTGACGGTCAATGGTATCATCTTGATACAACGTGGAATGATCCTGTGCCTGATCGGAACGGTGCCATAAGGTATCAATATTTTTTAGTAGATGATCGTACAATGGCGCGTGATCATACATGGATAGCAAATGATTATCCAAAAGCAACAAGTACCATTTATAGCTACTATCAAGATATCGATTTTCCCGCACAAGTAGGAACTCAGTTATTTTATAGCAGTATTTCTGATGACAATAAATTGTACGTGCTTGATATGACTACAGGAAAAGCTCAGCGTGTCACTAAAACGCGTGCGCAATATATTGTTTATGCTGATGGATGGTTATACTTTAGTAATTATTCGCATGGCGCTTATTTAACAAAAATTCGCCCTGATGGAAGCGGTGAACAAGTGTTAAATAGGGAAGACACGAAGGATTTATTTATTAAGGACGGCTATTTATATTTCATGACAGATGAGCTAAAGAAAATGCAGCTATAA
- a CDS encoding transglutaminase domain-containing protein → MRKWILSSATLLMLSPTIAHAQSQPLNMQAPIAYNVVASTKIETFDQLTNEIVMQLNNFATEIKVTYSGSMTGFDKKLMEAFEEAQQKATYASGHLQGMTMTADSTGNVTYKVKYFTTPAQESAVQKKIDGILKTIIKPSMTQFQKVKAINDYIVSNTTYGTKTKASPHSAYALLFEGQAVCQGYALSAYKMLEQAGIETKYVVGYVNGNEAHAWNMVKVDGKWYHLDTTWNDPLPNRIGASSYDYFLVTDAQLKKDHNWITSNYPAATSTAYNFMQNVHFAHQINNTLFFSNTADNDKLYKLDLVSGKKTKVINTRALYITGVGDNLYYSDYSNSGYLTKLNLKTLKTSVVVKQSVSDLLINSGYLVYKVNGKEQKLKIN, encoded by the coding sequence TTGAGAAAATGGATATTAAGCAGTGCAACATTGTTGATGTTAAGCCCAACTATAGCCCATGCACAAAGCCAGCCTTTAAATATGCAAGCACCAATTGCTTACAATGTGGTGGCAAGCACTAAGATAGAAACATTCGATCAACTAACAAATGAAATAGTAATGCAACTTAACAATTTTGCTACAGAAATTAAAGTTACATATAGTGGTTCAATGACAGGTTTCGACAAAAAGTTAATGGAAGCATTTGAAGAGGCACAGCAAAAGGCTACTTATGCCAGTGGTCATCTTCAAGGAATGACTATGACTGCTGATTCCACAGGCAACGTGACCTATAAAGTGAAATACTTTACGACTCCAGCACAAGAATCTGCCGTTCAGAAAAAGATTGATGGCATATTAAAAACGATTATTAAGCCATCTATGACACAATTTCAAAAAGTAAAAGCCATTAATGATTATATAGTGTCCAATACTACTTATGGTACAAAAACAAAGGCGAGTCCACATAGCGCTTACGCATTATTATTTGAAGGACAAGCTGTATGCCAAGGCTATGCTTTATCAGCATATAAAATGTTAGAGCAAGCAGGGATTGAAACTAAATATGTAGTAGGTTATGTGAATGGCAATGAAGCACATGCTTGGAATATGGTGAAGGTTGATGGCAAGTGGTATCATCTGGATACAACATGGAATGATCCGTTACCAAATCGCATAGGGGCATCTTCCTATGATTATTTCCTTGTAACGGATGCTCAGCTAAAGAAAGACCATAATTGGATTACTTCAAATTACCCTGCGGCAACAAGTACAGCATATAATTTTATGCAAAATGTACATTTTGCACACCAAATCAATAATACTTTATTCTTTAGCAACACAGCAGATAATGATAAATTGTATAAACTCGACTTGGTAAGTGGTAAGAAGACTAAGGTAATTAATACGCGAGCACTTTATATTACAGGTGTTGGAGACAATCTTTATTATAGCGATTATAGTAATAGCGGTTACTTAACAAAACTAAATTTAAAAACATTAAAAACGAGTGTAGTTGTTAAACAATCGGTATCTGATCTATTGATTAACAGCGGATATTTAGTATATAAAGTTAATGGTAAAGAGCAAAAGCTAAAAATTAACTAA
- a CDS encoding extracellular solute-binding protein has product MKKTRIFGFFLVLMLIVLAACSNTDDKNSTKDATNGDKASDSEKADESTTPSGKLVIYTGRDEEMVQGVIDQFNEKYPDIEVEFLTMGAQQILERLRGEKANPQADFWWGGTQSALMVGANEDLLHTWQPSFIETIDANYKDKEGRWFGEMLLPEVIMINSDLLTKETGPQDWDDLLDPKWKDQILIRGVLASGTMRTIYSSMIVRQDATTPDKGYDWLLKLDANTKEYTQDPNALYLKLTRQEGSVSLWNLQDILLKKYTTDYPFDYIYPKSGAPILVDGVAVVNNAKNLENAKLFVEFLFEKEMVTKLANDYYQIPTRSDIDHTTMPEWYQELDLKTFDIDWQLMSEKEAEWMEHWDTNIKGRGNK; this is encoded by the coding sequence ATGAAAAAAACACGTATTTTCGGATTTTTTCTTGTGCTGATGCTTATCGTTTTAGCTGCTTGTAGCAACACCGACGATAAAAATTCGACAAAAGATGCCACAAACGGTGACAAAGCATCTGATTCAGAAAAAGCAGATGAAAGCACAACTCCATCTGGCAAACTGGTCATTTACACAGGACGTGATGAGGAAATGGTGCAAGGCGTAATCGATCAGTTTAATGAGAAGTACCCGGACATTGAAGTGGAGTTTTTAACAATGGGTGCTCAGCAAATATTAGAGCGTCTACGCGGTGAAAAAGCAAATCCTCAGGCAGATTTTTGGTGGGGTGGTACACAATCTGCATTAATGGTTGGCGCTAACGAAGATTTACTGCATACGTGGCAACCGAGCTTTATCGAGACAATTGATGCAAACTATAAAGATAAAGAAGGTCGCTGGTTCGGTGAAATGCTTTTACCTGAAGTAATAATGATTAACAGCGACTTACTAACAAAAGAGACCGGCCCACAAGATTGGGATGATTTATTAGATCCAAAATGGAAAGATCAAATTTTAATTCGCGGCGTATTAGCTTCGGGAACAATGCGAACTATTTATTCCTCAATGATTGTTCGTCAAGATGCCACTACACCTGATAAGGGCTACGATTGGCTATTAAAATTAGATGCCAACACGAAAGAATATACACAAGACCCAAATGCCCTTTATTTGAAGCTCACACGTCAAGAAGGCAGTGTTTCCTTATGGAATTTGCAAGATATTTTATTAAAGAAATATACAACTGATTATCCGTTCGATTACATTTATCCGAAGAGCGGTGCACCAATTTTAGTTGATGGTGTTGCCGTTGTTAACAATGCTAAAAACTTGGAGAACGCAAAATTGTTCGTAGAGTTTTTATTTGAAAAGGAAATGGTGACAAAATTAGCGAATGATTACTACCAAATTCCTACACGCTCCGACATCGATCATACGACAATGCCAGAATGGTATCAGGAATTAGATTTAAAAACATTTGATATTGATTGGCAACTAATGTCGGAAAAAGAGGCAGAATGGATGGAGCACTGGGATACGAATATTAAAGGTAGAGGAAATAAGTAG